The following is a genomic window from Salinibacterium sp. UTAS2018.
GGTGCCGGCCGGGTGATTGCCGTTCACCAGCCGCACTTGTTTAGTCGCACGCGAGACATGGCATCCGAGTTCGCTGAGGTGTACGAGCGACTGGCCGACCACACCGTCGTCCTCGATGTTTTTGGTGCACGCGAAGATCCCATTCCCGGCGTCACGGGCGAGCTCGTATCGTCGCGTTTTGTCGATTCATCGCGTGTTGACTTTGAGCCGGACTGGTCATCCGCTGCCGAACGGGTAGCTGAGATCGCGCGCGAGGGCGACATCGTTATGACCCTGAGTTGTGGCGATGTGTACCGCATCATCCCGCAGCTCATCGCCGCAATCGATCACCGTACGGATGCTGCTGAAGCGCCCGCGTCGGGTGCGGATCAGGTGCCGAGTGAAGAGGCCTGAGGGGTTCGACAAGGCGGCTCAGCAGCCCGACCCCGCGTCGGCCAAACCCCGGCGTAAGCGCGCACCAACGGCGTCGAGCGCTGGCGAGAGTGCTGACGCTCCGGTGCGGCCCACGCTGCGACGCAAATCGCCAGGGCCGAAAGGCGTTTCGCAGTCGGCGTCGAAGGTCACCGGACCAACCGCGTCACAGGAGTCGAACGCCGCGAGTGTGACGACAAAAACTGCGGGAAGCCCTCGGGAACGCAATCGTTCTCGCTCCGGCAAGACTCCGCCGCGCCCTGAGGCGGCGGCCAAGAAGCAATTGCGTCGCGCCGCTCGCGATCGACGTCGTGCTGAAAAGGCGGAGTTGCGGCGGTTCACCCGCCGAGCACGTACGCGCAAATATACTTTGCTGTCTGTGGCGGGGCTTGTCGCTGTGCTTCTCGGGTTGATCGCCGTTGCGGTATTTTCACCGATTTTGGCGCTGCGCACGGTGGTCATCGATGGCACCAATCGCATTGACCCCACTCAGATCCAAGCCGCGGTGGAAACCCAGCAGGGCACCCCGCTCGCGTTGCTCGACTTCGACGCGATCAAAACCGAGCTGTCGGTCTTTCCGCTCATTCGCAGCTACGTGACGGAGATCGTTCCCCCCGACACCCTGCTCGTTCATATCGTCGAACGCGAGCCGATTGGTTCGATCACCGTGAATGGAGTTTTCACACTGGTCGATCCGGCGGGCATCACGATCCAAGAGTCTGCCGAGCGAATTCCTGGTGTCCCTCTGATCGATGTCGGGGGAGCGGATGCCTCGAGTCCGGCCTTTGCTGCAGTGACTGAAGTGCTGCTCTCCTTACCGACCGACCTTCGAGCGCGGGTCGAAACGGTGTCTGCGACCACGCAAGACGATGTGTCGTTCGTTCTCTCTGGAGTCGGCCAAGGGGTTGTCTGGGGCAGCGCAAGTGACTCGGCGAGAAAGGCAGCTCTGCTCGAGGCCCTGATCTCCACGCGTGATCCGGATGAGGCTGGCGAGTTCGATGTCTCGGCTCCCAGTAACGGAATTTTCCGCCCCAACTAGTGGGCGAGGTCGTCGGCGGGTTGAGTTGCCCCCGATTTGCCTGAACACTTTCCGACACGCGGTTCATGTGCATCCGTGCGGGGCGCTATCCGCATACTCTCAACAAAAGAAATACATACTGAGCATAACTTTAAACCTCAAGTCGAGGTTGATAGTTTCCAGTGGAGGCCGAAAAGTGACATCAAACCAGAACTACCTCGCAGTCATCAAGGTAGTCGGCATCGGTGGCGGTGGCGTGAACGCTGTCAACCGGATGATCGAGCTCGGCCTGCGAGGCGTCGAGTTTATTGCGATCAATACCGACGCCCAGGCGCTGCTCATGAGCGACGCAGACGTCAAGCTCGACGTCGGTCGCGAACTCACGCGTGGACTAGGAGCCGGCGCAGATCCTGAGGTTGGCCGTCGTGCTGCCGAAGATCACGCCGAAGAGATCGAAGAGGCGCTTGCGGGTGCCGACATGGTCTTTGTGACCGCTGGTGAGGGTGGTGGAACGGGTACCGGTGGTGCACCGGTCGTCGCCCGTATCGCTAAGTCGATCGGCGCTCTCACGATTGGTGTTGTCACGAAGCCCTTCGGCTTCGAGGGCAAGCGCCGTTCGTCGCAGGCGGAGATTGGGGTGGAGACCCTCAAGAACGAGGTCGACACGCTCATCGTCGTACCCAACGATCGTCTTCTCGAGATCAGTGACCGTGGCATCAGCATGCTCGAGGCATTCTCGACCGCTGACCAGGTTCTGCTCGCCGGCGTTCAGGGCATCACCGACCTGATCACGACCCCCGGGTTGATTAACCTCGACTTCGCCGACGTCAAGTCGGTTATGCAGGGTGCCGGTTCTGCGCTCATGGGCATTGGCTCATCACGCGGGGCCGACCGGGCCATAAAAGCGGCTGAGTTGGCTGTTGCCTCCCCGTTGCTCGAAGCCAGCATCGATGGGGCGCACGGCGTACTGCTCTCGATTCAGGGCGGATCCAACCTCGGTATTTTCGAGATCAACGATGCCGCGCGTCTTGTTCAAGAAGCTGTCCACCGCGAAGCCAACATCATCTTTGGTGCCGTCATTGACGACACTCTCGGCGATGAAGTTCGCGTGACTGTCATCGCGGCGGGGTTCGACGGGGGAGAGCCTGCGGCTAAGCCTGTAGAAGGCCGCCGTACCAACTACGTTGTACCTGAGCCGCCAGCTGAGCACATTGCAGCCGACAACTCCGCGACGACGAAGGACACCGACTGGAAGTCGCAGCCAAGCGCCATTCCGGCAACGCCGATCGACCGCAGCTTCGACGATGACGACGAGAACGACAACGATCTCGACGTTCCCGACTTCCTGAAGTAGCAGTGATGGTCGACCTAACTCCGTTGGGCGAACGACTTGCAGAGGTCGACGACAGAATCGCGGATGCCGCACGCGCCGCATCCCGCGATCTGTCGTCGATCACGCGCATCGTGATCACTAAGTTTCATCCCGCGAGCCTCGTGCGTGAGCTCTATGCCCTCGGCGTTCGCGATGTCGGTGAGAACCGACACCAAGAAGCGCAAGCCAAGGCAGCTGAACTCGCCGATCTCGACTTGCGGTGGAACTTTGTCGGCCAACTCCAGAGCAAGAAGGCGCGTCAAGCTCGTGCTTATTGTCATGCGATCCATTCGGTGGATCGGGACTCGCTCATCACAGCGCTGTCGAGCACCCAGGCTGAAACGCCGCTCGATGCGTTCGTGCAGGTCAACTTGACCGATGACCACGGGCGCGGCGGCGTTGTGGCTGCAGAGCTTGAGGCGTTTGCCGATCGCGTTGCTGCGGCTCCCGGACTTCGCCTGCGCGGCATCATGGGCGTTGCTCCCTTGGGGGAAGACCCGAGACCGGCGTTCGCTTCTCTGAGGGCTCTGTCCGAGCGCCTGCAGGTGCAGCATCCCGACGCTTCAGCGCTCTCGATGGGGATGTCCGGCGACTTCGCTGACGCGATCGCGGAAGGTGCGACACACCTACGCATTGGCACGGCAATCACGGGAAATCGACCCGACCATGGTTAATCTCGAATTAGAAGCTTCACCATTCGGAGGATTATCATGGCCAACCCACTGCGCAAGACAATGGTCTACCTCGGCCTCGCCGATGAGGACTACGAGTACGAACAGGGAACGACTACGCCAGCCGCGCCGGTCGCCCCTGTCGCAGCAGCACCGGCTCCAGCGAGCTCTAACCGCGCACCGGTTACCCCGTTGCGTCGTGCTGCACCCAGCACTGCGGAGGCAGAGATGAACGAGATTTTGACGGTGCACCCGCGCCAGTACAAGGACGCTCAGCTGATCGCGGAAAACTTCCGCGAAGGCATCCCCGTCATCATCAACCTGTCCCAGATGAGTGAGCCCGATGCGCGTCGTTTGGTCGACTTCGCTAGCGGTCTCTCGCAGGGGCTCTACGGCAAGATCGAGCGTGTCACGAGCAAGGTATTCCTGCTCTCGCCCGCCCATGTTGCCGTCAGTGGCGAGCAGGCTGAAGTCGAATCTGACGTGGACGCGTCCTTCTTCGGGCAGTAAACCCGTTGTCAGCGGGCCTCTTTTCCCCCGCTAACCTAGAGGGGTGAATCCCGTTTCAGTTATCGCCGCGGTGGCGTACTACGCCATCACCCTGTTCATGTTTACGATGTGGGCTCGGTTCATTCTCGATCTCGTCGTCGTTTTCGCTCGCGGTTGGCGCCCCAGTGGCATTGGTCTCGTACTTTCTGAGTTCGTGTTCACGATTACCGATCCCCCGATCAAGGCCGTCCGCAAGGTCGTGCCCATGATTCGTATCGGCAACGGAGCGCTTGATTTATCTTGGATGCTGGTCATGCTCGTCTGCATAATTCTTACCTCCATTTTGCGGGGCTTTTAGATCTGCAGGCTGCCGATGTAGTGTTGTCGTAGTTCATGCGGCAACTAATCAGGTTTCGTCAGTACGCTGTGACGCGAATGTTGAACGTTATGTATACGTTGAAAGAAAGTTTTAGAGGTGGCGGCAATGGCTTTGACTCCAGAAGACGTGGTCAACAAGCGGTTTGAATCGACAAAATTCCGCGAGGGATACGACCAAG
Proteins encoded in this region:
- a CDS encoding YggT family protein, with amino-acid sequence MNPVSVIAAVAYYAITLFMFTMWARFILDLVVVFARGWRPSGIGLVLSEFVFTITDPPIKAVRKVVPMIRIGNGALDLSWMLVMLVCIILTSILRGF
- a CDS encoding cell division protein SepF; its protein translation is MANPLRKTMVYLGLADEDYEYEQGTTTPAAPVAPVAAAPAPASSNRAPVTPLRRAAPSTAEAEMNEILTVHPRQYKDAQLIAENFREGIPVIINLSQMSEPDARRLVDFASGLSQGLYGKIERVTSKVFLLSPAHVAVSGEQAEVESDVDASFFGQ
- the ftsZ gene encoding cell division protein FtsZ, encoding MTSNQNYLAVIKVVGIGGGGVNAVNRMIELGLRGVEFIAINTDAQALLMSDADVKLDVGRELTRGLGAGADPEVGRRAAEDHAEEIEEALAGADMVFVTAGEGGGTGTGGAPVVARIAKSIGALTIGVVTKPFGFEGKRRSSQAEIGVETLKNEVDTLIVVPNDRLLEISDRGISMLEAFSTADQVLLAGVQGITDLITTPGLINLDFADVKSVMQGAGSALMGIGSSRGADRAIKAAELAVASPLLEASIDGAHGVLLSIQGGSNLGIFEINDAARLVQEAVHREANIIFGAVIDDTLGDEVRVTVIAAGFDGGEPAAKPVEGRRTNYVVPEPPAEHIAADNSATTKDTDWKSQPSAIPATPIDRSFDDDDENDNDLDVPDFLK
- a CDS encoding FtsQ-type POTRA domain-containing protein — encoded protein: MKRPEGFDKAAQQPDPASAKPRRKRAPTASSAGESADAPVRPTLRRKSPGPKGVSQSASKVTGPTASQESNAASVTTKTAGSPRERNRSRSGKTPPRPEAAAKKQLRRAARDRRRAEKAELRRFTRRARTRKYTLLSVAGLVAVLLGLIAVAVFSPILALRTVVIDGTNRIDPTQIQAAVETQQGTPLALLDFDAIKTELSVFPLIRSYVTEIVPPDTLLVHIVEREPIGSITVNGVFTLVDPAGITIQESAERIPGVPLIDVGGADASSPAFAAVTEVLLSLPTDLRARVETVSATTQDDVSFVLSGVGQGVVWGSASDSARKAALLEALISTRDPDEAGEFDVSAPSNGIFRPN
- a CDS encoding YggS family pyridoxal phosphate-dependent enzyme, with translation MVDLTPLGERLAEVDDRIADAARAASRDLSSITRIVITKFHPASLVRELYALGVRDVGENRHQEAQAKAAELADLDLRWNFVGQLQSKKARQARAYCHAIHSVDRDSLITALSSTQAETPLDAFVQVNLTDDHGRGGVVAAELEAFADRVAAAPGLRLRGIMGVAPLGEDPRPAFASLRALSERLQVQHPDASALSMGMSGDFADAIAEGATHLRIGTAITGNRPDHG